The sequence below is a genomic window from Campylobacter ornithocola.
GCCATGCTTTTTTTAGCAGGCCATGAAACCACCGCAAGTTCACTAACTTGGACCCTATATATTTTAAGTATTTCACCAAATGAGCAACAAAAAGCTTATGAAGAAATTATACAAGTTGCAGGTAATGGAGAGTTTAAAATAGAACATATTAGAGCGATGAAATATGTTACTAATGTTTTCAAAGAAAGCTTAAGACTTTATCCGCCAGTTGGCTTTTTTGCCAGAGAGGCAAGAAATGAAAGCAAAATGAGAGATAAGCTTATTAAAAAAGGATCAGGGGTGGTTGTGGCTCCATGGCTTATTCATAGACATGATAATTTTTGGGAGAATCCACATGAGTTTGATCCAAGTCGTCATGAGGATAAAGGTAAGATTAAAAAAGATACCTATATGCCTTTTGGTATGGGAGAACGTATATGTATAGGACAGGGTTTTGCTATGCAAGAGGCTGTTTTGATTTTAGCAAATATTTTAAGGACTTATAAGTTAGAATTAGAGGAAAATTTTGTGCCTGATATTGTAGGAAGACTTACTATAAGATCGGCAAATGGTATGAATATAAGATTTATAAAAAGGCAAAAATGAAAGAAAAGTTAGCAGGAACCATACTGCTTTGTGCTATCGTTCCTTTAGCGGTAATTAGTTATCTTTTTATTGTTATAGTGGGTACTTTTGGTAATCCTGCTAGAGTAAGACAAGGTGTGAGAGCACTTGATCATTTTGTAAATGCTACTTTATTTAATGGTTATGCTTGGGAGTCTTTATCATCTCATGCATGGAGAGAACGTGATAAAAGATGGGCTAAAATAGTTATTAAAATTACAGATTTTTTTGACAAAAACCACTGCCAAAAGGCCAATAAAAGAGAACAAGAGATTGTAGATTTGGTTTTAAAGAAAAAGCTTACCGAACAAACTGTCGGTAAGCAATTTTAATTTTCCCCAAACAAGGCTTTAAGATTTTTAAGCGCTTCTTCTTGATTATTAGCTTTATTCTCATTATTTACTTCATTAAGCTCTATTTCATATCCAAGAAGCATACTGGCTAAGCGTATATTAATCCCACTTTTTCCTATAGCTTTACTTTTTTGCTCACTATTTAATGTTACAATAGCCTTTTTATTTTCAATATGAACTGAATTTATAATTGCTGGAGCTAAACTTCTAGTGATTAAAATTGCCATTTCGTTAGAATATTCAATACAATCAATATTTTCATTTTTTAATTCTTTGCTTACGGCATTAATTCTAACTCCTTTTACACCTACAGTTGCCCCTACTGCATCAACACTCGGGCCATTGGCTTGTAAAATGATTTTTGCTCTCTCGCCCGGAATTCTTGCACTTGCATAAATATTTATAAGACCATCTTTGATTTCAGGAACTTCAGCTTTTAATAAAGCTTCTAAAAATTTAGGACTAGTTCTACTAAGTTCCATTCTCATGCCTGATTTATCGATATATACATGTCTAATAACAGCTTTAATCACATCACCAACTTTAAATTTTTCACCTTTGATACGATTTTTTCTGGGTAAATATGCACGAAACTCATCAATTTCTACATAAGTATTTTCTTCACTATCTACTCTTACTACACTACCAAAAACCATGTGTCCTACCATTTTTTGGTATTTTTCATAGATTTTTTCTTCTAAGAGTTTTTGAATGTTATATTCTAATTCTTTATGTAAAATATTTACAGCAGTGCGACCTAAATTTTCTAAAGAACACTCATAAGTTAACTCATCACCAATTTCTACATCTTTAGCTTCAGCTCTTGCTTTACTTAAAGCGATAAAATATTCATTTTCATTTTCTAATTCTAATCTCTCATCATTATCAGCTACAACGATGATTTTTTGATAAAGTTGTAAATTTTTACTTGAATCAACAAAAAATTCATATTTATCTCCATAAATCTTTTTAGCGGTATTAATAAGTGCTTTTTTGACTCTTTCTCTTACATCTTCTATTTGTAAATTTTTTTCATTAGCAATTGATTCAATTATATCTGTGATTTTTTCCATAATAACAATACAACCTTAATTTTGGATTTTAAAAGTTTGAAGAGTAAAATTATATCTTTAATAAGTTTAATTAAAAGTAAAATTTGCTATAATTTCAGATTAAAAAAAACTTGAGGATGATGATATGGATTTAAAAATAGCAAGAACCTCTGTTGATGAAAAGCCAAAAAGTATAAGTTTAGAAAGTATTGAAAAGGCTGTGGACAAAGAAGGTCAGAAATTTTTCTATTTTGATAAAGATAACGCCCATAAGCAATTAATCGCTTTAGTAGAATATTTTGAAAAAAAAGGAAAATGTGTTTATCATAGAACAATCAAGTATGGTTTAGATGATACAGATTTTATGTATGAGGTACATATTCTTTGAGTAAAAAACTTTTTATACAAACCTTAGGTTGCGCTATGAATGTTAGAGATTCAGAGCACATGATAGCTGAACTTAAAGAAAAAGAAAATTATGAATTAACTCAAGATGCAAAAGAAGCAGATTTGATTTTAATCAATACTTGCTCAGTGCGCGAAAAACCTGTACATAAGCTTTTTTCGGAAGTTGGAAGCTTTGAAAAAATCAAAAAAAATGGGGCTAAAATAGGAGTTTGTGGTTGCACGGCTTCACATTTAGGAGACGAGATTTTTAAACGTGCTCCTAATGTGGATTTTGTTTTAGGTGCAAGAAATGTTTCTAAAATCACAAAGGCTGTAAATACGCCAAAATTTTTAGGTAATGATATAGATTTCGATGAGAGTAATTATGCTTTTGCAGATTTTAGAAATAGTCTTTATAAAACCTATATTAATATTTCTATAGGTTGTGATAAACATTGTACTTATTGCATAGTGCCTCACACAAGGGGAGATGAAATTTCCATACCCTTTGAGATTATTAAAAATGAAGCACTAAAAGCTGTTTCTAAAGGTGCTAAAGAGATTTTTTTATTAGGGCAAAATGTTAATAATTATGGTAAAAGATTTTCTAATGCACACGAAAGGATTAATTTTTCAGATCTTTTGGAAAAACTAAGTGAAATAGAAGGCTTAGAGCGTATTCGCTTTACAAGCCCACATCCATTGCATATGGATGATAGATTTTTAGAAGTTTTTTCTAAAAATCCTAAAGTATGCAAATCTATGCATATGCCTTTACAAAGTGGTTCAAGTGAAATTTTAAAAGCTATGAAGCGCGGTTATACTAAAGAGTGGTATTTAGATAGAGCATTAAAACTGCGTTCTATGTGTAAAGATGTGAGTATTTCTACTGATGTGATTGTAGCTTTTCCAGGTGAGAGTGATAAGGACTTTGAGGATACTATGGATGTGCTTGAAAAAGTACGTTTTGAGCAAATGTTTTCTTTTAAATATTCAAAAAGACCACTAACTAAAGCTGCAACTATGCCAAATCAAATTTCTGATGATATAGCTTCAAAACGTTTGAATATTTTGCAAGTTAAACATACAGAAATTTTAGATGAAATTGTTGCAAAACAAAAAGATAAAGAATTTGAAGTTTTATTTGAAGAATTAAGAAGTGAAGGTTTTGTAGCAGGTAGAAGTGATAATAACTTTTTGATTCAAGTTAAAGGTAGTGAAGAGTTATTAGGGAAAATGAAAAAAGTAAAAATCACCAATCCTAGGCGTATGGTGTTAAATGGCGAAATTCTTTAAGATTAATTTTTTGGCTTTTGGAATTTTTTTATTGCAATGGCTGATTTTTCTAACTTGCAGAAAAGTTTATTTGGGGCAAAAACTCCCAAAAAGATCATGTGTGATACTTTTTTGGCATGGGCGTCTTGCTCTAATGCCTTTTGCATACCACAAAATGGGTATTAAAGGAAAAAAAGCTTATGTAATGGTTTCGCATCATAAAGATGGAGAAATCATCGCTAGAAATATTGCTTTGTTTGGTTTAGATACTCTAAGAGGTAGTACAAGCAAAGGAGCTTTGGCTTTATTGAAACAATCTTTTAAAATTTTAGATCAAGGTGATGATGTGATTATCACACCAGATGGACCAAGAGGACCTTATCATAGCATTTCAGATGGTTCTGTGATGATAGCTTTGAAAAAAAATACCCCACTTTTTTTATTAAATTATGAAGCAAGCTCTTTTTGGGAATTTAAAAGTTGGGATAAAATGATCTTACCTAAACCATTTTCTAAGATTACTTATAGGCTTAGTGAAGAAATTAAAATACAAAATTTAAATTTAGAAGAAGCTAAAGTATTGATAAAAGAAAAATTTGATATGATAAGTCAAATAGACAAAGGATAAACATTATGTTATCTTTTTTTAGAAAGTATATTTTACAACTTTTAGTTTGTATTTGTTATGATGAAAAACAATACATTATAAGATGCCATACTTGGAAGAAATCTCAAGCTGTTGATACTTTTGAAAAGAGCTTTGAGGATAAAGAAAAAGCTATAGAATATGTGAAAAATTTAGCTAAAGATTTTCAAATTTATTATATATCTACTCTTTTTACCCCTATTGCTCAAGGTGTTATACCAAGCTCTAATTTTAAAGATCTTTCAAATTTTGGAGTAGATGTAAGTAGTGTTAAGTGCATTCCTTTTAATAACGGTTTGCTGTATGCTTCTAGCCATTCTTTAAATTTGTATGAGCAAGATTATGGAACTTTCGGTGGTCTAGATTTGCTCTATTCACCTTTTTCTTTACTTTATCATTGTATAACAAATAGAGGGTTTGAAGAGAAAGCTGGTCTTTATGTGTATAGATATCATGACTTTGTTGCAATGTTAATTTGTAAAAAAGAAACTATATTGTTTGGAAGTTATTTTAACATAGCTAGTCAAAATTACGATGAAGTTGATTTTTTTGATGACATTAAAGAAGAATTTGATTTAAATATTGATGATGAAAATCAAGAAGAAGAAAATGAGCAAAATTATGATCTAAAAAGCTTAGAGGAAATGAGTCAGGAACTTGATAAGCTTGAAGAGTTAGATGATGAAAAAGAAGAGCTTCCTGTGGAATCTTTAGAAAATTTTAGTTCAGATATGAAAATGATAGAATACATTATTTCAAGTGTAAAAGAATTTTACAATAATCCTTTATATGAGAATAGTTTTCTAGAGGAAATTATAATTTTTGACGAGGAAAGTTTTAGTGTGACTTCTTTAGATTATTTAGAGAATGAGCTTTTTATAAAACCAAAAGTAGAGCTTGTAGATACCCTAAATTTGATGAATGAACTTATGGTAAAGGATTTAAAACTATGAAATATAGTCTAATCAAGCCTAAGATAAAACCTGTTTTTAATCTTTTTACTAGAATTTGGATTTATTTTACTAGCATTAGTGTTATTTTGATTTTTGTAGTATTTGTTGTAATTGTTTTTAAAAATTATTATGCTTCTGTACAACTTGATAATAAAAAAGAAGAATTAGCTCAAATTATCGCACAAATTAACGCTAATAAACTTAAATACCAAGAATTGATAAGACAAAATAATAAAGCCGAATTAGTTTTGGGAAATTTAGAACAAGAACAAGAAAATGGTAAGAATAAAGTTTTATTAAAAAGTATTCAAAATCTTTTTACCTTAGTGCCTAAGAATATATCTTTAGATGAGGTTTTAATGGAAGATAGATCACTTATTTTAAGAGGTGTTACACCTACTAAAGAAATGTTTGCATTGTTATTGGAAGCTCCATTAAGAAGTATTTTTTCAAATTCTCAAACAAGTTACTATCAATTAGAAAATGGTTGGTATCGTTTTGTGAGTGTAAATATCACTATACCAGAGGGAATGTATGAGTAAAAACGACAAAAGCTTAGAAGAAGCTGATATATTAAAAATATTGATTTATTCTTTTTCTTTTGTGGCACTTTGTGCAATTTTGATCTTGTTTTTAATTATGCCCTTTTTAAAAGAGTATAAAATACAGTATTCAAGATTAGCCACACAACAAATTCAAAATACTAAGGCATTAAATGAATTGCAAACTTTGGAAAAAGTTATTGATGATTTTAAAAAAATTAATACACAAAAACTAGCCCAAATTAACGCGGAATTTTCACAAAAAGAATTATTAGAATTTATGAAAAATTATTTCGATGATATTAAAATCAATCTTACTCCTATTAAAAAAGAGCAAGAGTATTTAAAATATCAATTTGGAGTTAGTGTAAAGATGAAAAATCCTCAAGCTTTCTATTCTTTTTTAAATGATTTACAAAAATATAAAAATTTAATTGAAATTAGTACTCCTATTGAGTTTAAATCAGAAGAAAAACACATTAATCTTAAATTTAAGATCAAGGTGTTTTATGCACAAGCTATTCAAAAATAATTACTTCATTGTTTTGATATGGAGTGGTTTTTACTTCTTCATCATTTTGTTTTATATCTTGAACTTCTGAGTTTTCTCGTGTTTTTAGTTCTTCTTTGATTTCTTTTATGCTAGTTTTTAAACTAGATGCGATTTCTTTATAAAAAGCAACAAAAACTTTATCAATTTCTAAAGCACTTGCTGCAAGAGATTCATTAACTTGCGTTGGAACAGCACTATATACTTGTCTAAAACTTTCTATACTCGCTTGCCCCTTTATAGGATAATTTAGAGTAATAGGATCGTTTAATTTTGCTGAGCTTGTTGTACTTTGAAAAGTATCTTCTTGATGTAAATTATTCAAACGACTTTGAGCTTCTAAAATAATCATAAAAGAAGATTCTATACTATCGCCCCCAAGACTTGAATTTCTTGTAACTTTATCTTCGTATAAATTAGCGTTAATTACAATATTAAAAATATAATCAGGATTTTCATTGTCGATAATATATCCTTTGCTTTGAAGCAATGCTTTGCTATCTTCTAAAAGTTGTTTTTTGAGTAATTCTAAGCTTTTATTGATTCTTTGATTTAGAGTAGATTGCTCAAAATATGAACTATAAAAAGTACTTTTTATAATTTCTACATCATTGACTTTAACTTTAGGACTATTGGCATTTGTGTAATTGTGTTCTTCAAAAGTGCTTTTAAAATTTGGCATAGAAATATAATAAGTTTTTTGATTACCAGTGCAAGCACTTAAAAATAAAATTATACTGAAAAATAATAATATTTTTTTCATTTTGTCCCCTTATGTTTTTTATAATTATAACAATTTTTTGCTATATTATATGTTTTATAATAAAGGCTTTTTATGGATTTTTGGCAAAATATTTATGCAAATTTTGATGTGATAGCTTTTGATATTTTTGGTTTAAAAGTGCATTGGTATGGCATTATGTATGTATTAGCTTTACTTGTTGCTTTAATGGTTGCAAAATACTATGCTATTAAGGATAATATGGGAATTTCTAAAGCTATGCTTGATAGTTATTTTATATGGGTAGAAATTGGAGTAATTTTAGGAGCAAGAATAGGCTATATTTTAATTTATGATACACATACTTTATGGTATCTTATACATCCTTGGCAAATTTTTAATCCTTTTTATAATGGAGAATTTGTAGGAATTAGAGGTATGAGTTATCATGGAGCTGTTATAGGATTTTTGATTGCTACTTATGCTTTTTGTAAAAAAAATAGGCAAAATTTATGGAAATACCTTGATCTAGTAGCTATTAGTGTACCATGTGGTTATATTTTTGGTCGTATAGGAAATTTTTTAAATCAAGAATTATTTGGTAGAGTTACAGAAGTGTCTTGGGGTATTTATGTTGATGGAATATTGCGTCATCCTTCACAGCTTTATGAAGCGTTTTTAGAAGGCTTTGTTGTTTTTGTTATTTTGTTATTGATAAAAAAATTCAGAAGATATAATGGAGAATTGATTGCTTATTATACGATTTTATATGCCCTAGCACGCTTTGTGTGTGAATTTTTTAGAGAGCCTGATTTTGGTATAGGCTTTGTTGCTTTTGGTATGAGTATGGGTCAAATATTAAGTTTATTGATGTTTTTTTTAGGACTATTTTTATCTTTTTATTTAAGAAATATTAAAAAAAATTTATAAATTTTTATTTATTTTAAGAATAAAAGTTCTATAATTGCTCCGATATTAAAACTTATCAACTTTTAAAAGGAGTAAATATGAGCCAACTCATTGAAGGTTTTTTAGGCAAGAGTATTGATGGCAAAAAAAGTAAAATGCCAGCAAAACTTGACTATATTCAAAGTGCAACAGGCTTGATTTTAGGCTTGTTTATGTGGGCACATATGTTTTTCGTTTCTACCATTTTGGTTAGTGATGATTTTTTTGATTCAGTGGTTCACTTTTTAGAACTAAAATTTATCATTAATAGCCCTATGATGAGCTACATCACTTCTTTCTTAGCTGCCTGTGTTTTGGTTATTTTCTTTGTACATGCAGGTCTTGCAATGAGAAAATTTCCAATTAATTTTAGACAATATCAACTTTGTAGAACACACTTAAAATATATGAATCATGGTGATTCATCTTTATGGTGGGTTCAAGCTGCAACTGGTTTTGTAATGTTTTTCTTGGGTTCTGCACACTTAATTTTTGTTATTACTAATGCAGATAAAATTAGTGCTGATATGTCAGGTGATAGAGTAGTAAGTCATTTTATGTGGTTATTTTACATCGCCTTATTAATCTGTGTGGAGTTGCATGGAAGTATTGGTCTTTATAGATTATGTGTAAAATGGGGTTGGTTTGAAGGTGAAGATGCAAAAGAAAGTCGTAAAAAACTTAAAAAAGCAAAATGGTTTATTAGT
It includes:
- the miaB gene encoding tRNA (N6-isopentenyl adenosine(37)-C2)-methylthiotransferase MiaB — its product is MSKKLFIQTLGCAMNVRDSEHMIAELKEKENYELTQDAKEADLILINTCSVREKPVHKLFSEVGSFEKIKKNGAKIGVCGCTASHLGDEIFKRAPNVDFVLGARNVSKITKAVNTPKFLGNDIDFDESNYAFADFRNSLYKTYINISIGCDKHCTYCIVPHTRGDEISIPFEIIKNEALKAVSKGAKEIFLLGQNVNNYGKRFSNAHERINFSDLLEKLSEIEGLERIRFTSPHPLHMDDRFLEVFSKNPKVCKSMHMPLQSGSSEILKAMKRGYTKEWYLDRALKLRSMCKDVSISTDVIVAFPGESDKDFEDTMDVLEKVRFEQMFSFKYSKRPLTKAATMPNQISDDIASKRLNILQVKHTEILDEIVAKQKDKEFEVLFEELRSEGFVAGRSDNNFLIQVKGSEELLGKMKKVKITNPRRMVLNGEIL
- a CDS encoding lysophospholipid acyltransferase family protein yields the protein MAKFFKINFLAFGIFLLQWLIFLTCRKVYLGQKLPKRSCVILFWHGRLALMPFAYHKMGIKGKKAYVMVSHHKDGEIIARNIALFGLDTLRGSTSKGALALLKQSFKILDQGDDVIITPDGPRGPYHSISDGSVMIALKKNTPLFLLNYEASSFWEFKSWDKMILPKPFSKITYRLSEEIKIQNLNLEEAKVLIKEKFDMISQIDKG
- the nusA gene encoding transcription termination factor NusA; the protein is MEKITDIIESIANEKNLQIEDVRERVKKALINTAKKIYGDKYEFFVDSSKNLQLYQKIIVVADNDERLELENENEYFIALSKARAEAKDVEIGDELTYECSLENLGRTAVNILHKELEYNIQKLLEEKIYEKYQKMVGHMVFGSVVRVDSEENTYVEIDEFRAYLPRKNRIKGEKFKVGDVIKAVIRHVYIDKSGMRMELSRTSPKFLEALLKAEVPEIKDGLINIYASARIPGERAKIILQANGPSVDAVGATVGVKGVRINAVSKELKNENIDCIEYSNEMAILITRSLAPAIINSVHIENKKAIVTLNSEQKSKAIGKSGINIRLASMLLGYEIELNEVNNENKANNQEEALKNLKALFGEN
- a CDS encoding membrane lipoprotein lipid attachment site-containing protein, which translates into the protein MKKILLFFSIILFLSACTGNQKTYYISMPNFKSTFEEHNYTNANSPKVKVNDVEIIKSTFYSSYFEQSTLNQRINKSLELLKKQLLEDSKALLQSKGYIIDNENPDYIFNIVINANLYEDKVTRNSSLGGDSIESSFMIILEAQSRLNNLHQEDTFQSTTSSAKLNDPITLNYPIKGQASIESFRQVYSAVPTQVNESLAASALEIDKVFVAFYKEIASSLKTSIKEIKEELKTRENSEVQDIKQNDEEVKTTPYQNNEVIIFE
- the lgt gene encoding prolipoprotein diacylglyceryl transferase; this translates as MDFWQNIYANFDVIAFDIFGLKVHWYGIMYVLALLVALMVAKYYAIKDNMGISKAMLDSYFIWVEIGVILGARIGYILIYDTHTLWYLIHPWQIFNPFYNGEFVGIRGMSYHGAVIGFLIATYAFCKKNRQNLWKYLDLVAISVPCGYIFGRIGNFLNQELFGRVTEVSWGIYVDGILRHPSQLYEAFLEGFVVFVILLLIKKFRRYNGELIAYYTILYALARFVCEFFREPDFGIGFVAFGMSMGQILSLLMFFLGLFLSFYLRNIKKNL
- a CDS encoding HP0268 family nuclease translates to MDLKIARTSVDEKPKSISLESIEKAVDKEGQKFFYFDKDNAHKQLIALVEYFEKKGKCVYHRTIKYGLDDTDFMYEVHIL
- a CDS encoding fumarate reductase cytochrome b subunit, producing MSQLIEGFLGKSIDGKKSKMPAKLDYIQSATGLILGLFMWAHMFFVSTILVSDDFFDSVVHFLELKFIINSPMMSYITSFLAACVLVIFFVHAGLAMRKFPINFRQYQLCRTHLKYMNHGDSSLWWVQAATGFVMFFLGSAHLIFVITNADKISADMSGDRVVSHFMWLFYIALLICVELHGSIGLYRLCVKWGWFEGEDAKESRKKLKKAKWFISIFFLVLGVLSLAAFAKIGFNNYQNNSVAQIVKTYDGAKYEHTI